In the Streptomyces sp. cg36 genome, one interval contains:
- a CDS encoding TauD/TfdA family dioxygenase: MPHALRAPASSAPAFLSATHTPVSVLADHLREAGLVTVEGLATRAAVLRFTERIMEITPHRDSDPDGLTTIYDTRRHAHQTAYAGLTSSELAAHTERSGLPLPPRLMLLVCAHPAARGGECLLTDGQAVHADLAAHRPEALEQLSTPRSAYFGGGEGHNGQVFTPHADRVVLRLRTDALARWSPLLTPHVPQLLAAINRHQINLPLALGQGYLLDNTRWLHARNAFTGDRLCWRALGEPLAPLLPLPPGFPPAPAPAAPRPPSPEGVS, translated from the coding sequence ATGCCCCACGCCCTGCGGGCCCCAGCCAGCAGCGCCCCTGCCTTCCTCTCGGCCACGCACACCCCCGTGAGCGTGCTCGCCGACCATCTCCGGGAGGCCGGGCTGGTCACCGTGGAGGGGCTGGCCACCCGCGCCGCGGTGCTGCGCTTCACCGAGCGCATCATGGAGATCACGCCGCACCGGGACAGCGACCCCGACGGGCTGACCACCATCTACGACACCCGGCGCCACGCCCACCAGACCGCGTACGCGGGTCTCACCTCCAGTGAACTGGCCGCCCACACCGAACGCTCCGGCCTCCCCCTGCCGCCCCGTCTCATGCTCCTGGTGTGCGCGCACCCGGCCGCCCGGGGCGGGGAATGCCTGCTCACCGATGGCCAGGCCGTCCACGCCGACCTCGCCGCGCACCGACCGGAGGCGCTGGAGCAGCTGTCCACCCCACGCAGCGCGTACTTCGGCGGCGGCGAAGGCCACAACGGCCAGGTGTTCACCCCGCACGCCGACCGGGTCGTACTACGGCTGCGCACCGACGCCCTGGCCCGCTGGAGCCCGCTCCTCACACCCCACGTGCCCCAGCTGCTCGCCGCCATCAACCGGCACCAGATCAACCTGCCGCTCGCCCTCGGGCAGGGCTACCTCCTGGACAACACTCGCTGGCTCCACGCCCGCAACGCCTTCACCGGTGACCGCCTGTGCTGGCGCGCCCTGGGCGAACCTCTCGCCCCGCTCCTCCCTCTCCCGCCCGGCTTCCCGCCGGCCCCGGCCCCGGCCGCTCCCCGCCCTCCGTCCCCGGAGGGAGTGTCATGA
- a CDS encoding ATP-binding protein, with the protein MTSRHARFATPAAPESVAFARDRILIQLDAWGLTLEQNTREAIKLVASELITNAVVHTEGPITLGLYLDEDRLLLVVHDSSRTLPAPPDTCDPAETESGRGLLLVNVFADRWGSDLTPGGKKVWAAFDVPPQLPAATSDARPQSQTARARPRLRIVSEGIALAGALR; encoded by the coding sequence ATGACCAGCCGCCATGCCCGCTTCGCCACCCCCGCGGCACCGGAGTCCGTGGCCTTCGCCCGCGACCGGATCCTGATCCAGCTCGACGCCTGGGGCCTGACGCTGGAGCAGAACACACGGGAGGCCATCAAGCTCGTCGCCTCCGAACTGATCACCAACGCGGTCGTACACACCGAAGGACCGATCACCCTCGGCCTCTACCTCGACGAGGACAGACTGCTCCTCGTCGTCCACGACAGCAGCCGGACGCTCCCCGCGCCTCCCGACACCTGCGACCCGGCGGAGACGGAGTCCGGGCGCGGGCTCCTCTTGGTGAACGTCTTCGCCGACCGCTGGGGATCCGACCTCACGCCCGGGGGCAAGAAGGTGTGGGCCGCGTTCGATGTCCCCCCACAGCTCCCGGCCGCCACGTCGGACGCCCGCCCCCAGAGCCAGACGGCGAGAGCGCGCCCGCGCCTGCGGATCGTGTCCGAGGGCATCGCACTCGCCGGAGCCCTGCGGTGA
- a CDS encoding NAD-dependent epimerase/dehydratase family protein, with amino-acid sequence MSLEQHLAGKTVLVTGAGGLIGSRIVARLRQAGARPVSVCKLDAYPPDVYRRRFGIDPLGPDFIIGDIADPRLMPTVVPGCDYVIHAAALADVAACTRRPLDAIATATLHALVAQGAHNETVNIGTGTATTIRQVAELVSARYPGTTLISAPMPPGDPEGGYASVERMRTVLGWQPGITVEEGIARYAAWLAASPDAIPDWLHPTPATPVAR; translated from the coding sequence ATGTCTCTCGAACAGCACCTTGCCGGAAAGACCGTGCTGGTCACGGGGGCCGGTGGGCTGATCGGCAGCCGCATCGTCGCGCGGCTGCGGCAGGCCGGGGCGCGCCCCGTCTCGGTGTGCAAGCTCGACGCCTACCCCCCGGACGTCTACCGGCGCCGGTTCGGCATCGACCCGCTGGGCCCGGACTTCATCATCGGGGACATCGCGGACCCGAGGCTGATGCCCACGGTCGTGCCCGGCTGCGACTACGTGATCCACGCTGCCGCCCTCGCGGATGTCGCCGCGTGCACCCGGCGCCCGCTGGACGCCATCGCCACCGCCACCCTGCACGCCCTGGTCGCCCAGGGCGCGCACAACGAGACGGTGAACATCGGCACGGGCACCGCCACCACCATCCGCCAGGTCGCCGAGCTCGTTTCCGCGCGCTACCCCGGCACCACGCTCATCTCGGCACCGATGCCGCCGGGCGACCCGGAGGGCGGCTACGCCAGCGTCGAGCGGATGCGGACGGTGCTGGGCTGGCAGCCGGGCATCACGGTCGAAGAGGGCATTGCCCGGTACGCGGCCTGGCTCGCCGCGTCCCCCGATGCCATCCCGGACTGGCTGCACCCCACACCGGCCACTCCGGTCGCTAGATGA
- a CDS encoding glycosyltransferase family 2 protein — protein sequence MVGIKVGVAVLTMGTRPKELAELLASVEAQTVKPARTVLVGNGCTLPADLPGWVERVELAENLGVTGGRNVALEHLRDVDVVVDLDDDGLLVADDVIARISDLYENDPTLGIVSFRIADESGITQRRHVPRLRAGDPMQGGEVTTFLGGGHALSNRMLRQVGDWPQTFFFAHEETDMAWRALDGGWRVVYEPQLLLQHPRTSPARHTFFYRMTARNRVYLARRHLPAPLVPVYLGTWIALTVARTRDLAGLRAWFSGFAEGWRTPCGRRQPMRWRTVWRMTRLGRPPVI from the coding sequence TTGGTGGGCATCAAGGTGGGCGTGGCCGTGCTGACCATGGGGACGCGGCCCAAGGAACTCGCCGAGCTCCTGGCATCGGTCGAGGCCCAGACGGTCAAGCCCGCGCGGACCGTACTCGTCGGCAACGGCTGCACGCTCCCTGCCGATCTGCCCGGCTGGGTCGAGCGGGTGGAGCTGGCCGAGAACCTCGGGGTCACCGGCGGCCGCAACGTCGCGCTGGAGCATCTGCGGGACGTCGACGTGGTCGTGGACCTCGATGACGACGGGCTGCTGGTCGCCGACGACGTCATCGCCCGCATCAGCGACCTGTACGAGAACGACCCCACGCTGGGGATCGTGAGCTTCCGTATCGCGGATGAGAGCGGCATCACCCAGCGCCGCCACGTCCCGCGGCTTCGCGCCGGTGACCCGATGCAGGGCGGCGAGGTCACCACCTTCCTCGGCGGCGGCCACGCGCTGTCGAACCGCATGCTGCGCCAGGTCGGCGACTGGCCCCAGACGTTCTTCTTCGCCCACGAGGAGACCGACATGGCCTGGCGGGCACTGGATGGAGGGTGGCGGGTCGTGTACGAGCCGCAGCTCCTGCTCCAGCACCCCCGCACCTCCCCGGCCCGGCACACGTTCTTCTACCGGATGACCGCCCGCAACCGCGTCTACCTGGCCCGCCGCCACCTGCCCGCTCCTCTCGTGCCCGTCTACCTCGGTACGTGGATCGCCCTGACCGTGGCCCGCACCCGCGACCTGGCCGGGCTGAGGGCGTGGTTTTCGGGGTTCGCCGAAGGCTGGCGCACCCCGTGCGGCCGACGGCAGCCGATGCGCTGGCGCACCGTGTGGCGCATGACCCGGCTCGGCCGCCCGCCGGTCATCTAG
- a CDS encoding IS256 family transposase, translating into MDSADAAGAPLAGEGGLLQQLSKALLERALQAEMREHLGYEKGDPVGRGSGNSRNGTAAKTVLTDVGPVEVEVPRDRNGDFEPGIVPKNARRLSGFDEQVLALYARGMSVRDIRSYLAKMYGTDVSPDLISKVTDAVNDEITAWQSRPLDSLWPVVYIDALWIKVRDGKVANRPVYLAAGVDLDGCKHVLGLWIGKDGEGARQWLTILGELKARGVEDVLVACCDGLPGLPDAINAAWPRTTVQTCVIHLVRASLRYASKADHGKLVPALRKIYTAPTEQAAEQAMEEFTTSDLGRKYPAVVRTWSQAWQDFVPYLAFPPEIRKVIYSTNMIESINARLRKVTRNRGHFSTEQAAVKVLYLAIRELIEPKTRSKTHVAPHWKAALNAFSIYFQDRITLN; encoded by the coding sequence ATGGACTCCGCGGACGCCGCTGGTGCCCCGCTGGCCGGGGAGGGCGGGCTGCTGCAGCAGTTGTCCAAGGCCCTGCTCGAGCGGGCTCTGCAGGCCGAGATGAGAGAGCATCTCGGCTATGAGAAGGGCGATCCGGTCGGCCGCGGTTCGGGCAACAGTCGGAACGGCACGGCCGCGAAGACCGTCCTCACTGACGTCGGCCCGGTCGAGGTGGAGGTGCCGCGCGACCGCAATGGCGACTTCGAACCGGGAATCGTTCCGAAGAACGCCCGCCGGTTGTCCGGCTTCGACGAGCAGGTCCTGGCGCTCTACGCCCGCGGCATGTCCGTGCGCGACATCCGGTCCTATCTGGCGAAGATGTACGGCACCGACGTCTCGCCGGACCTCATCTCGAAGGTGACCGACGCGGTCAACGACGAGATCACAGCGTGGCAGTCACGGCCGCTGGACTCGCTGTGGCCGGTCGTTTACATCGACGCGCTGTGGATCAAGGTGCGGGACGGCAAGGTGGCAAATCGTCCCGTCTATCTCGCAGCCGGCGTCGACCTGGACGGCTGCAAGCATGTCCTCGGCCTGTGGATCGGCAAGGACGGCGAGGGCGCCCGCCAGTGGCTCACGATCCTGGGCGAGTTGAAAGCGCGCGGAGTTGAGGACGTGCTCGTTGCCTGCTGCGACGGGCTCCCGGGGCTGCCGGACGCCATCAACGCCGCCTGGCCTCGAACGACTGTTCAAACATGCGTGATCCACTTGGTGAGGGCCTCTCTCCGATACGCGTCGAAGGCCGACCACGGCAAGCTCGTGCCGGCGCTACGGAAGATCTACACGGCGCCGACCGAACAGGCCGCCGAGCAGGCCATGGAGGAGTTCACCACCTCTGACCTGGGACGCAAGTACCCCGCTGTGGTTCGCACTTGGTCCCAGGCATGGCAGGACTTCGTGCCCTACCTGGCGTTCCCGCCCGAGATCAGGAAGGTGATTTACAGCACCAACATGATCGAGTCGATCAACGCGCGGCTACGTAAAGTCACCCGAAACCGCGGCCACTTCTCGACCGAGCAGGCCGCGGTCAAGGTGCTCTACCTGGCCATCCGTGAGCTGATCGAGCCCAAGACGCGCAGCAAGACACACGTCGCGCCGCACTGGAAAGCGGCACTGAACGCGTTCTCGATCTACTTCCAGGACCGTATTACCCTCAACTGA
- a CDS encoding major capsid protein produces MLDALLRDIDATDVNAFARTIITPADYELTRSVVPERRLNGVKFRVRSSKRRVNAAKFRAYDTSTAVARRQAERIITEGLLPPVGQKLLVGELEQILLDTARGADTSDFVEALYDDIERHIESIHNRMELAAGGLLATGRFTLNGENGLTLEADFGVPAANMPTAPKPWSDPTSDPIADERRWIEYLRSIGAPTPERVITSYKAQATLAGNAAYRAAYYGSVSGSSIPTAVLSPNEVEVVRSRYNLPPITPYDVQIPVDDVYQRALPENLWVLVPPDPQSWAETQYGVTAESLVLSRGTNPAITREDAPGIVVTTGYTDDPVSVWSKGSAVAMPVM; encoded by the coding sequence ATGCTCGACGCACTGCTGCGCGACATCGACGCCACCGACGTCAACGCCTTCGCGCGGACCATCATCACCCCGGCCGACTACGAGCTGACGCGGTCTGTCGTCCCGGAACGGCGCCTGAACGGCGTCAAGTTCCGTGTCCGAAGCTCCAAGCGGCGGGTCAACGCCGCGAAGTTCCGGGCGTACGACACGTCCACGGCGGTGGCCCGCCGTCAGGCCGAGCGCATCATCACCGAGGGTCTCCTGCCGCCCGTCGGCCAGAAGCTGCTCGTCGGTGAACTGGAGCAGATCCTCCTCGACACCGCCCGGGGCGCCGACACGAGTGACTTCGTGGAAGCCCTGTACGACGACATCGAGCGGCACATCGAGTCCATCCACAACCGGATGGAGCTGGCGGCCGGTGGCCTGCTTGCCACCGGGCGGTTCACGCTGAACGGCGAGAACGGGCTGACCCTGGAGGCCGACTTCGGTGTCCCGGCCGCCAACATGCCGACGGCCCCGAAGCCGTGGAGCGATCCGACCAGTGACCCGATCGCGGACGAGCGGCGGTGGATCGAGTACCTGCGGTCGATCGGCGCACCGACCCCCGAGCGCGTGATCACCTCGTACAAGGCCCAGGCGACCCTCGCGGGCAATGCCGCCTACAGGGCCGCGTACTACGGCAGCGTGAGCGGCTCCAGCATCCCGACGGCAGTCCTGTCCCCGAACGAGGTGGAGGTCGTGCGATCCCGGTACAACCTCCCGCCGATCACGCCATACGACGTGCAGATCCCCGTCGATGACGTCTATCAGCGGGCGCTGCCCGAGAACCTGTGGGTGCTGGTCCCGCCGGACCCGCAGTCGTGGGCCGAGACCCAGTACGGCGTGACCGCCGAGTCCCTGGTGCTGTCGCGCGGCACGAACCCGGCGATCACCCGCGAGGACGCTCCGGGCATCGTCGTGACCACCGGCTACACGGACGACCCGGTCTCCGTGTGGTCCAAGGGATCGGCCGTCGCGATGCCGGTGATGTAG
- a CDS encoding reverse transcriptase domain-containing protein, with protein sequence MQSAETVLGVLRERGRRGLSCDELYRQMSNPQLYLLAYGRIYANHGAMTPGVTRETVDGMSQRKIERIIDAIRHERYRFRPVRRVNIPKKNGKTRPLGLPTWSDKLVGEVVRLLLEAYYEPSFSNHSHGFRPRKGCHTALREVGHTWTGTSWFVEGDIADCFGSLDHEVLLSTLGEKIHDNRFLRLVRNMLTAGYVEDWRWGATLSGAPQGGVASPILSNIYLHKLDEFVEKVLIPEYTRGERRARNLEYLMVANVLARARRRGDRAEARRLRQHMHSLPSSDPDDPEYRRLRYVRYADDHLLGFTGPKAEAEEIKQRLAEFLRDELKLELSQDKTLITHARTQAARFLGYEITTQQNSNKVTRGRRAVNGQIALRVPLDVIKAKCSPYLDRGKPAKQPALLNSDDHAIIATFGTVYRGIVQYYLLAGDVHRLHRLRWVMETSMLKTLAGKHRSTVSKMAAKYKTTFETPNGPRVAFEARIERKNRKPLVARFGGIPLQRQRTAEVVDREPVRVDYPQKELVARLLADTCEICGSRGNVQVHHVRALADLAHAGWQPSDWARVMLHRRRKTVVACDTCHDRIHSERAVKPLTQ encoded by the coding sequence ATGCAGAGCGCCGAAACGGTGCTGGGTGTCCTGCGTGAGCGCGGCAGGCGTGGTCTGTCGTGTGACGAACTGTATCGGCAGATGTCCAACCCGCAGTTATATCTGCTGGCTTACGGGCGCATCTACGCTAACCATGGCGCGATGACACCCGGAGTCACGAGGGAAACAGTGGACGGCATGTCCCAACGGAAGATCGAACGCATCATTGATGCGATACGCCACGAGCGTTACCGATTCCGTCCAGTACGCCGCGTGAACATCCCGAAGAAGAACGGGAAAACGCGGCCGCTGGGACTGCCGACGTGGTCGGACAAGCTCGTTGGTGAAGTGGTGCGCCTCCTACTGGAAGCGTATTACGAGCCGTCGTTCTCCAACCACTCTCACGGGTTCCGGCCCCGAAAGGGATGCCACACCGCCTTGCGCGAGGTGGGTCATACCTGGACCGGGACTTCCTGGTTCGTTGAGGGAGACATCGCCGACTGTTTCGGGAGCCTGGACCATGAGGTTCTGCTCTCGACCCTCGGCGAGAAGATTCACGACAACCGCTTCCTTCGGCTGGTGCGCAACATGCTGACGGCCGGATACGTAGAGGACTGGAGGTGGGGAGCCACGCTCTCCGGAGCGCCGCAAGGCGGAGTGGCTTCCCCGATCCTGTCCAACATCTACCTGCACAAGTTGGATGAGTTCGTCGAGAAGGTTCTTATTCCGGAATACACCCGAGGGGAACGCCGGGCTCGTAACCTGGAATACCTCATGGTGGCGAATGTGCTGGCACGGGCACGCCGGCGCGGCGACAGGGCGGAAGCCCGACGGCTGCGTCAGCACATGCACAGTCTGCCAAGCTCCGACCCGGATGATCCGGAGTACAGGCGACTGCGCTATGTCCGTTACGCCGATGACCACTTGCTCGGGTTCACCGGACCGAAGGCCGAAGCCGAAGAAATCAAGCAGCGTCTGGCCGAGTTCTTGCGTGACGAACTCAAGCTAGAACTCTCCCAGGATAAGACGCTGATCACCCATGCCAGAACCCAGGCGGCACGGTTCCTCGGCTACGAGATCACCACTCAGCAGAACAGCAACAAGGTCACCCGCGGCCGTCGAGCGGTCAACGGACAGATCGCGCTGCGAGTCCCGCTGGATGTGATCAAGGCCAAATGTTCCCCGTATCTTGATCGCGGAAAACCCGCGAAACAACCGGCCCTGTTGAACAGCGACGACCACGCCATCATCGCCACCTTCGGGACCGTCTATCGGGGAATCGTCCAGTACTACCTGTTGGCCGGGGACGTCCACCGGCTGCACCGCCTGCGATGGGTCATGGAGACCTCGATGCTCAAGACCCTGGCAGGAAAACACCGTTCAACAGTTTCAAAGATGGCGGCGAAGTACAAAACCACCTTCGAGACACCGAACGGGCCTCGCGTTGCTTTCGAAGCCCGAATTGAACGGAAGAACAGGAAACCACTGGTCGCACGGTTCGGTGGCATTCCACTCCAACGGCAGCGGACGGCAGAAGTCGTCGACCGCGAGCCGGTCCGGGTGGACTATCCGCAGAAGGAACTCGTCGCGAGACTCCTTGCGGATACCTGCGAGATCTGCGGAAGCAGGGGCAATGTTCAGGTTCACCATGTCCGTGCACTCGCCGACCTCGCGCATGCCGGATGGCAGCCATCTGACTGGGCGCGCGTCATGCTTCATCGACGCCGCAAAACGGTTGTGGCTTGCGATACTTGCCATGACCGAATCCATTCGGAGCGAGCTGTTAAACCACTCACGCAGTAG
- a CDS encoding lipase family protein: MRKFRVWHAGITGVVALAVAAVPTVASGVQERPSSTTAGSDAFYTYNGSKPLSSYSPGDVLKVRTLPYHVLGIATPLQATQLLYRTTDAQGHPSAGVTSVLRSPAGDGRKVVSYQSFYDSLDPEDGPSRAVAGDVKLPGGLIANGESTLVAPLLLSGYDVVLPDTEGQAAHLTASREYGYNTLDSLRAASSAESRTGISTDARVGLMGYSGGAVATNWAASLAPTYAPDVNKRLVGYAEGGVLVKPSHILRYIEGSQVWSGLIPELLIGQARSYDFDLKKYLNDYGKRLVDEHQHSSIADVLGHYPGLTWKKMAKPEYANPNSVPELVEAVNKSNLGLAPTPTVPGYIGQGNAGFLEGTTSNIAGIGSGDGITVAGDTRALARKYCAEGDAAVWYQQYDVLSHLTAPTATVPTALAWLRARFAGEEGPSSCGSIAEGNSLAADETVPAG, translated from the coding sequence ATGCGTAAGTTCAGAGTGTGGCACGCCGGGATCACGGGCGTCGTCGCCCTCGCCGTCGCCGCCGTGCCCACTGTCGCGTCCGGCGTTCAGGAGCGGCCCTCGTCGACGACTGCCGGGAGCGACGCGTTCTACACCTACAACGGCAGCAAGCCGCTGTCCTCGTACAGTCCCGGGGACGTGCTCAAGGTCCGGACGCTGCCGTACCACGTCCTGGGTATCGCGACCCCCCTCCAGGCGACGCAACTGCTCTACCGCACCACCGACGCGCAGGGCCACCCGTCCGCAGGCGTGACCTCCGTGCTGCGCAGCCCTGCTGGCGACGGCCGCAAGGTCGTGTCGTACCAGTCGTTCTACGACTCGCTCGACCCCGAAGACGGTCCGTCCCGGGCGGTCGCGGGCGACGTCAAGCTGCCCGGCGGCTTGATCGCGAACGGCGAGTCCACGCTCGTGGCGCCGCTCCTGCTGTCCGGCTACGACGTCGTCCTCCCCGACACCGAGGGTCAGGCCGCCCACCTCACGGCCTCCCGCGAGTACGGGTACAACACGCTGGACTCCCTGCGTGCGGCTTCCAGCGCGGAGTCGCGCACCGGCATCAGTACCGATGCGCGCGTCGGCCTCATGGGTTACTCCGGCGGCGCCGTCGCAACCAACTGGGCCGCTTCCCTCGCGCCCACGTACGCCCCTGACGTCAACAAGCGCCTGGTGGGATACGCCGAGGGCGGGGTCCTCGTGAAGCCCTCGCACATCCTCAGGTACATCGAAGGCAGTCAGGTGTGGTCCGGACTCATCCCGGAGTTGCTCATCGGGCAAGCGCGTTCGTACGACTTCGACCTCAAGAAGTACCTGAACGACTACGGCAAGCGGCTGGTCGACGAGCACCAGCACTCCTCGATCGCCGACGTGCTTGGCCACTACCCCGGTCTGACGTGGAAGAAGATGGCGAAGCCGGAGTACGCGAACCCGAACTCCGTACCCGAGCTCGTCGAGGCGGTCAACAAGTCCAACCTCGGCCTGGCACCGACCCCGACCGTCCCCGGCTACATCGGTCAGGGCAATGCCGGCTTCCTGGAGGGAACCACGAGCAACATCGCGGGCATCGGCTCGGGCGACGGCATCACGGTCGCCGGGGACACACGGGCGCTGGCGCGGAAGTACTGCGCCGAGGGCGACGCCGCGGTCTGGTACCAGCAGTACGACGTCCTCAGCCACTTGACCGCGCCCACGGCCACGGTGCCCACCGCGCTCGCCTGGCTGCGCGCCCGGTTCGCCGGCGAGGAGGGCCCGTCCTCCTGCGGCAGCATCGCCGAAGGCAACTCACTTGCGGCTGACGAGACGGTCCCCGCCGGATGA
- a CDS encoding competence/damage-inducible protein A — protein MTLLPHRRTACVVTVGDELLRGDITDTNGTEASRILAARSITTRSRHTVADRTCDIAQALTQGLAGDDLVVVIGGLGPTSDDVTRFAVADALGVPVVENLPVWQSILDRLDSFGIPAHPDNRRQAQFPEGGIPLPNDNGTAWGAHIPVAGRYVLVLPGPPRECLPMLESALDNLGWHTCHPEPLRWRVLGLHEPDVATRIDALLALNPGQASVSYRWAYPYVDITLHAAPEQDLRLAAQINHALDGHIVSTDHTSALEQLRNAEFPYELYIHDRLTHGRFSHILGAPAHPEASLGAIEVEAMGIWEGGSPQDHSGSVRMLCDVAVQQDSRRYEMVQPNLGTEILDCAAEFIAWSILRALATLHIKPDPSPHN, from the coding sequence GTGACCCTTCTTCCCCACCGTCGTACGGCCTGTGTCGTCACTGTCGGCGACGAACTCCTGCGCGGTGACATCACCGACACCAACGGCACCGAGGCCAGCCGGATCCTCGCCGCCCGCTCGATCACCACCCGTTCCCGTCACACGGTTGCCGACCGGACCTGTGACATCGCCCAGGCCCTGACCCAGGGCCTGGCGGGCGACGATCTCGTCGTCGTGATCGGCGGCCTGGGACCCACCTCGGACGACGTCACCCGTTTCGCCGTCGCCGACGCCCTGGGCGTGCCCGTCGTCGAGAATCTCCCCGTCTGGCAGTCGATCCTCGACCGCCTCGACAGCTTCGGCATTCCAGCGCATCCCGACAACCGCCGCCAGGCCCAGTTCCCGGAGGGCGGCATCCCGCTGCCCAACGACAACGGCACCGCCTGGGGAGCCCACATCCCCGTCGCCGGCCGCTACGTCCTGGTCCTGCCCGGCCCGCCCAGGGAATGCCTGCCCATGCTCGAATCAGCCCTCGACAACCTCGGATGGCACACATGCCACCCCGAGCCGCTACGGTGGCGCGTCCTGGGACTGCACGAGCCCGACGTCGCCACCCGCATCGACGCCCTCCTGGCCCTTAACCCCGGCCAGGCATCCGTCAGTTACCGCTGGGCCTATCCCTACGTCGACATTACCCTGCACGCCGCACCGGAACAGGACCTGCGCCTCGCCGCGCAGATCAATCACGCCCTCGACGGCCACATCGTCAGCACGGACCACACCAGCGCACTCGAACAACTCCGGAACGCTGAATTCCCGTACGAGCTGTACATCCATGACCGCCTCACCCACGGACGCTTCTCCCACATACTGGGAGCCCCTGCCCACCCCGAGGCGTCGCTCGGCGCCATCGAGGTCGAGGCCATGGGCATCTGGGAGGGGGGATCGCCCCAGGACCACTCCGGGTCCGTCCGAATGTTGTGCGACGTGGCCGTCCAGCAGGACAGCCGCCGATACGAGATGGTGCAGCCCAACCTCGGCACGGAAATCCTGGACTGCGCAGCCGAGTTCATCGCCTGGTCCATCCTGCGCGCCCTCGCGACCCTCCACATCAAACCCGACCCCTCGCCACACAATTGA
- the fabG gene encoding 3-oxoacyl-ACP reductase FabG produces MNRSVLITGGNRGIGLAIARAFAAAGDNVAVTYRTAPPPDPGLLAVPCDVTSTTAVDTAFTTVEEAHGSVEVLVANAGITADGLLLGMSETAFTRVIDTNLTGAFRVAKRAARPMLRARNGRMIFLSSVIGATGAAGQANYAASKAGMTAMARSIARELGSRNITANVIAPGLVTTDMTADLPEGHHTDLLARIPLGRAAEPDEIARAALFFAGPDAAAINGTVLTIDGGLSSGL; encoded by the coding sequence GTGAACCGTTCCGTTCTGATCACCGGCGGCAACCGCGGCATCGGGCTGGCGATAGCCCGCGCCTTCGCCGCCGCCGGAGACAACGTGGCCGTCACCTACCGCACTGCCCCGCCCCCGGACCCCGGCCTGCTGGCCGTGCCCTGCGACGTCACCAGCACCACCGCTGTGGACACGGCGTTCACCACCGTCGAAGAAGCACACGGGAGCGTTGAGGTGCTGGTCGCGAACGCGGGGATCACCGCGGACGGTCTGCTGCTCGGGATGAGCGAGACCGCCTTCACCAGGGTGATCGACACCAACCTCACCGGTGCCTTCCGGGTCGCCAAACGGGCCGCCCGCCCCATGCTGCGGGCCCGCAACGGGCGCATGATCTTCCTGTCCTCCGTCATCGGCGCCACCGGGGCAGCCGGGCAGGCCAACTACGCCGCATCCAAAGCCGGCATGACCGCGATGGCCCGTTCCATCGCCCGGGAACTCGGCTCCCGCAACATCACCGCGAACGTCATCGCCCCCGGCCTCGTCACCACCGACATGACTGCCGACCTTCCCGAAGGCCATCACACCGACCTGCTCGCCCGCATCCCCCTGGGGCGCGCGGCAGAACCCGACGAGATCGCCCGGGCCGCCCTGTTCTTCGCCGGCCCGGACGCCGCCGCGATCAACGGCACCGTCCTGACCATCGACGGCGGCCTCAGCTCCGGCCTGTAA